From the genome of Pseudomonas sp. WJP1:
CTCAAGCGATGTGGCTGCGTGTTCATTTTTAAATCTCAAGCATTGCCGATTCGTACTAGTCTCAACAGGAGTTTAGCCTTCTGATTCAGTTGAACTCGGTGAGGATGCGCAATTTTGGATGCTGAATTCTTTGAGGTAAGGCGTTAGCTCATCGAGATTTTATCCGTGGAAAAAGTGAGGCGTTGGGCATTTTAAGGTGGATTGCTCAAAATGTCTGTGTCAGCGGCACTTCGCCCCTTTTGCATGATCAAATCCATGCGTCCGCGACATTGTGAAAGCGGTGCTTCTACGGATTAGGTGGTGAGGGTCGTGATACACATGCTACGAGGGGCGTTGATCGCTGTCATGCGAAAACAGGATGCCCGCTCATGTTCGTGAATGAAATTTTGGCATTCGCCTTGAAATCGGTCATGTTGTTGGGCAGGCGGGCATTGCCATGTGATCGAAGCGCTCACGCAGGTACACTGTAGCAACGTCCGAGAGAGGGAGCGGGAATAGTGTTCGATGACGTTACGGATAGGCTCAGGGTTTTTTTGGTTAGCCTTCCTCGCCGGAAAAAACGGCTGATTCAAGTCGCCACCGACGTTGTGCTGGTGTGGATGGCTCTTTGGCTTGCTTTCATCGTCCGCCTCGGCATCGACGACATGTACAACCCTTTGAAGGCCCACTTCTGGCTCTTCGCCTGCGCGCCGGTTGTAGCCATTCCCTTATTCATCCGCTTCGGCATGTACCGTGCGGTCATGCGCTATTTTGGCAACGATGCGTTGATCGCCATTATCAAGGCTGTGAGCCTGTCCTCGTTGATCCTTGCGGTCGTGGTCTACTGGTACAGCAACCATGAAGCCGTAGTGCCGCGGTCCATCATTTTCAATTACTGGTGGCTCAGCCTTGTCATCATTGGTGGTCTGCGTCTTTGCATGCGCCAATACTTCATGGGTGATTGGTTCGCCGGCGCTCAGCATGTGCCTTTTACCAATCGAAATGATGGTCTCACCAAGGTTGCAATATATGGTGCAGGCGTAGCAGGCAATCAGCTTGTCGCTGCGCTTCGTATGGGCCGGGTCATGCGTCCCGTGGCGTTTATCGATGATGATCCAAGCATTGCGGATCGTTCGATTGCAGGGCTACAGGTCTACAAACCCAAACACATCCAACAGATGATTGACGAAACCGGCGCGCAGGAAATCCTCCTGGCCCTGCCGTCGTCTACCCGCGCACGACGTCGGGAAATTCTCACTATCCTGGAGCGTTACCCGCTTCATATCCGAAGCGTACCCAGCTTCACCGATCTGGCCAGCGGCCGGGTAAAGGTCGAAGATATCCAGGAAGTGGATATCGCGGACCTTCTGGGTCGTGACTCGGTACCAGCGCAACCTGACCTGCTCGAACGTTGTATCAAAGGCAAGACAGTAATGGTCACGGGCGCTGGCGGATCGATCGGCGCGGAGCTTAGCCGGCAGATTTTCTCGCTTGGGCCGACAACGCTTCTGTTGTTCGATCACAGCGAATTCAACCTCTACAGCATTCTGTCGGAATTGGAGCGGCGCGCCTGCAGGGAGTCGGTTCCTGTCCGTCTGCTTCCTATCCTCGGCTCGATCCGGCACCAAGACAAACTTCTGGATGTGATGAAAACCTGGGGTGTGGACACCGTCTACCACGCTGCCGCGTATAAGCACGTCCCAATGGTCGAGCACAACATTGCTGAAGGCGTGCTTAACAACGTCATTGGCACGCTCAACACTGCTCAGGCTGCGTTGCAATCGGGTGTGTCCAACTTTGTGTTGATCTCCACCGATAAGGCCGTGCGCCCGACCAATGTCATGGGCAGTACCAAGCGGTTGGCCGAGTTGACCCTTCAAGCCCTCAGTCGTGAAATTGCCCCGGTGTTGTTCGGCGACAAGACCAATGTCTCCCGGGTCAACAAGACCCGTTTCACCATGGTGCGCTTTGGCAATGTGCTGGGTTCCTCCGGCTCAGTGATCCCGCTGTTCCACAGCCAGATCAAATCCGGTGGCCCATTAACGGTCACTCACCCGAAAATCACTCGCTATTTCATGACCATTCCCGAAGCCGCGCAACTGGTAATCCAGGCGGGCTCCATGGGGCAGGGCGGCGATGTGTTCGTGCTCGACATGGGCGAGCCGGTGAAGATTGTCGAGTTGGCAGAGAAGATGATTCATCTGTCTGGATTGAGTATCCGCTCGGAGAAAAATCTCCAGGGTGACATCGCGATCGAATTTACCGGACTGCGCCCCGGCGAGAAGCTTTATGAGGAGTTGTTGATTGGCGACAACGTAGGCGCGACACAGCATCCGATGATTATGAGTGCCAATGAAGATCATCTACCTTGGGAAGTACTCAAGTCAAAGCTGACTGAGCTGCTTAACGCGGTTGAGCGCGATGACTACGCACGAGTCCGCCAACTCCTGCGCGAAACCGTCAGTGGCTACACTCCCGACGACGAAATCGTCGACTGGATCTACCAGCAACGTCGCCTCGAACCCTGATTGTCTCACATCCCGCAACAGACACATTTTTGACACCCTCCCCACATCACCTAACTTGAGGAAGCAGCTGCGGAAAAGCTGCTTCCTCAACCGATGTCATGGAGCGTCATTTATGCGTACAGGCTATTTCTATTCCCTGGTTTTTGCCCTGCTCACCAGTGCCACTATCACTGCCAATGCTGCGCCTGCGGTCAAGCCAGAGGCTTCCAAGGCTCCGGTGGCGATGGAGGCTTCGGCGAGTACGCAATCAGGCAAAGTCGACCTCAACAAGGCTGATGCGCCAACCTTGCAGCGTGAGTTATCCGGTGTAGGGGAGGCCAAGGCTTTGGCGATTGTTGCGTATCGTGAAAGTAATGGTCCTTTCGTATCTGTCGACGAGTTGCTCGAAGTGAAAGGTATCGGCAAGGCCCTGCTGGATAAGAATCGCGAGAAGCTTCAGGTGAACTAAGCTTGTTAATCAGCCTTGGAGGCCGGTCATTGACCGGCCTTTTTTCTTTCTGGCGGATGCTGCGAGGTTTTGCCTTTCGTCGCCAATTAAAAAATTACGACTATCATATGCCAATTAAATTATGCCTATAATAAATTCGATTTCGATCAAGGCGCGCTGAAAACCTGGCGCGTATCCATTTCTCTGGCATCTCCCAGGAGCAACGTCATGACTTCCATTCAGTCCCAAGGTACGGCCCTCGTCACCGGTGCGTCTTCCGGTATCGGCGCGGTCTACGCGCAGCGGTTGGCCGCGCGTGGTTTTGATTTGTTGTTGGTTGCCCGTGATCAAGGACGGCTTGAGGCGGCGGCGAGCGCGTTGCGCGATGCCCATGGTGTTCAGGTTGAGGTGTTGAAAGCGGATTTGACGCAGAAGGATGACGTGCTGAAGCTTGAGCAGCGTATGCGCAGCGATTCGAGTATCAGCCTGTTGCTGAACAATGCGGGGGTGGCGGCGGATGGGTTGTTGGCCAATGCCGATCTGGACCAGATGGAGCGCATGATCCAGTTGAACATCACGGCGGTCACGCGTTTGGCGTCGGCGGCGGCGGCGAGTTTTGCCAAGGCGGGCCGAGGCACGATCATCAACATTGCATCGGTGGTGGCGTTGTTTCCCGAGCGTTTCAATGCGACGTACAGCGCGAGCAAGGCTTATGTATTGAGCCTGACCCAGTCGTTGAACGCCGAACTCGACGGCACCGGCGTCAAGGTCCAGGCTGTGTTGCCAGGGGTAACACGTACCGAGATCTGGGAGCGTTCGGGTATCGATGCGTCGCAGATTCCGGAGGAGATGGTGATGGAGGCGGGGGAGATGGTCGATGCGGCCCTGGCGGGGCTGGATCAGGGTGAGTTGGTGACCATTCCTTCATTGCCGGATGCTGGTGACTGGGATGCATTTGTGGCGGCGCGACTCGTCATGGCGCCTAACCTTTCCAAAAGCAATGCGGCTGCGCGTTACAAATGACGCGCGCGAACCGGTATGAGGTGGTTGCGGTATGAGTGATCGTCGAGTGGTAGTGACAGGCATGGGGCTGGTGTCTCCGCTGGGTAGCGGTGTCGAAGCGGTCTGGGCGCGTTTGTTGGCCGGGCGTTCCGGGTTGCGCAACTTGCCGGACGAGGTGGTGGCCGATCTGCCCGCCAAAGTCGGCGGGGCGGTGCCAACCCTGGCGGAGGATCCGCAGGCGGGTTTTGATCCGGATCGGGCAACATCGCCCAAAGAACAGAAGAAGATGGACCGGTTCATCCTGTTTGCCATGGAGGCGGCGCGCCAAGCCATCGAGCAGGCGGGTTGGCAGGCGCAAACCGCGGATGCCCAGGAGCGTACGGCAACCATCATCGGGTCCGGTGTCGGTGGTTTCGGGGCGATTGCCGATGCGGTGCGTACCACGGACAGCCGTGGGCCGCGGCGCTTGTCGCCGTTCACCATTCCTTCGTTCCTGGTCAACCTGGCGGCGGGGCATGTGTCGATCCAGCATAGGTTCAAGGGCCCGCTGGGAGCGCCGGTCACGGCCTGTGCGGCCGGCGTCCAGGCCATTGGCGATGCGGTGCGGTTGATTCGTAGTGGCGAGGCGGATGTTGCGGTGTGTGGGGGGGCGGAGGCAGCGATCGATCGGGTCAGTCTTGCCGGATTTGCGGCGGCACGTGCCTTGTCCAGCGCTTTTAACGACACTCCGGAGCGCGCCTCGCGACCGTTCGATCGCGACCGCGACGGCTTTGTCATGGGCGAGGGGGCAGGCCTGCTGGTGGTTGAATCCCTGGAGCATGCCTTGGCCCGGGGTGCTCAACCCCTGGCAGAAGTGGTTGGTTACGGCACCAGTGCGGACGCCTATCACCTGACCGCCGGGCCTGAGGATGGCAGCGGCGCTCGCCGGGCGATGTCATTGGCATTGGCGCAGGCGGGAATTTCGCCGCAGCAAGTGCAGCATCTGAATGCGCACGCCACCTCGACGCCAGTGGGCGACCTGGGGGAGTTGGCGGCCATCAAGGCATTGTTCGGTTCGCAAAACGGTATTGCTGTGACCTCGACCAAGTCGGCCACCGGCCATTTGCTCGGTGCCGCTGGCGGGCTCGAAGCCATTTTCACGCTGCTGGCGATCCGGGACCAGATCGTGCCGGCGACCCTCAATCTCGATAATCCGGACCCGGCCAGTGACGGCGTGGATATTGTCCGTGGCCAGGCGCGGCCCATGGCGATCGAGTACGCACTGTCCAACGGTTTCGGGTTTGGCGGGGTCAATGCCAGCGTGCTGTTCAAACGCTGGGTTGATTAGTCCCGGATTAGGTGGTTGCGTGCCACTTCGAGGATCTCGGCGGCCAGCTCGGGGTTCTCGACGCTGCGCGAAAGCAGCAGCGCGCCGATCAGTGTGGACATGATGACGATGCTGCGATGCTCGATGTTTTCGCCCTCGAGGGTGCCCTGGATCTGGCGAAGTCGTGCATGGAGTACAACGTCGGAAGTGGGGCTCGGTTGGCCACGCATGCCGAGTTCCGATGACATGGTCGGCAGCGGGCAGCCTTCGTGGGGCGAAGTCTGGTGCCATTCGGACAGGTAGGCGTTGATGAATGCCTCCAGCGGGCGCTCCTGGGCAAACAGCTCCGCGCAGGTGACGTCCACTTGATCCCCGGCTGCCTGTAGCGCTTTTTCCACCAATTCGTCCTTGGACTTGAAGTGTGAATAAAAGCCCCCGTGGGTCAAGCCCAGCGCTTTCATCAGCGGTTGCAGGCCGGTCGCGCCGATGCCGTCTCGGCGAAAGCGTACGGAAGCTTCCTTGATGATGCGTTGGTGAGTCTGGGCTTTATGGTCCTGCGAGTAACGCATCTGATATCTCCACATCAATGCGCCATATTAACCAATGAAAATTGGATGGTGACTGTACTTCTATTTCTAAAAAGCATGCAGATGCGTCGAACTTGATCGAAACCTCAATGAAATATGGCACGAATAGTGATTACTCATTCATCAACGATTGTTGAACAATCCAAGGTAATGAGTATGAACAGCGGACTGTCATTGGCCGATCACATCACGCTGGAGTTACGCGGCGACATTATTGGTGGGCGATTACTGCCCGGCATGGCCTTGGTGGAAAGTGATCTGGTGGTCGCCTACAACGCTTCGCGCAATACCATTCGCGAGGCCCTGCACCGCTTGGGGCAGGAGGGCCTGACCCGCTATGTGCGCAACAAGGGTGTGATGGTGCGCCGGTTGGGGGTCGAGGATGTGCGGGACCTGTTCCGGGTTCGCCGCACGCTTGAGTTGCAGGCCATCAGTGCCAGCCGGCCCCTGCGTGAGTATGAATCCGACCGCATGCTCGAAGCCCTGGAAGCCGCCGAGCTGGCCCGGGAGCGCGAGGACTGGCGCGCAGTCGGCACCCATGGTCTGGCCTTTCACCAGCATATCGTTGGGCTGTTGCGCAGCCCGTTGTTTGACGAGTTCTTCACCAACGTCGTCGCGCAATTGCGCCTGGTGTTCTGCAGCGCCCCCGATGAATCACGTTTTCAGGCGCCCTGGCTGGCTCGCGACCGGCAGATCCATGAGCTGCTCGTCGAGGGCGACAAGCGCGGTGCCGAAGACACCATGAGCCTGTATCTCGACGATTCTGAACACATGCTGTTGCAAATGTTTGCCCCTGCCTCCCATCACTGATCGAGGATCTGTGCCATGTACAAAGACTATCCAGCGGCCTATCAAGTCAGCAAAGGCTCGGCCTTGCAGGTGGACAAGGCCTTCTACGAGCGGGTTCGTGACACGAAGGACGGGCGCACGTTGATCGAGTCATTCGAAGTGCCGATCCGTACCGGCCGTGCCTGGAAAGTGCCGGCCAGGCACGTGTTTCGCGTCACCACGCCGGTCGGGCCGCAAGTGGGGGATTTCAACGTGTGGAACGCCAACGATCCGCGCGAACGCTTGTGGGCGGCGCGGACCCGGCAATTGCAGGGTGCTCACGTAAGCACCCACGACCGGCTCTGGTCGAACCTGCCGTTCCTGCGGCCGCTGGTGACCATCACCGATGACAGCCTCGCCGCGTACGGTATCGATGAACATGGCGGGCGCCTGCACGACTTGCTGGGTACCCGCTGCGACCCGTATGTGAACAAAATGCTCACCGGCGAGGATTTCCACCATCACTGTCATTCCAACCTGACCCGCGCAGTACTGCCTCACGGCCTGAGCGAATTCGACGTGCATGACGTGCTGAACATTTTCCAGTGCACGGGGCTGAATCACGACGACATGTACTTCATGAAGGCCTGCCCGGCGCAGAAGGGCGATTACCTGGAGTTCTTCGCCGAGATCGATCTGCTTTGCGCATTGTCGACTTGCCCGGGAGGGGACCTGTCGCTGGCCATGTGGGGGCCGGATGCGCAGGATCCCCTGAGCGTGTGCCGCCCGTTGGGGGTGGAGGTATATCGGCTGGATGAATCCTTGCTCGAGGGTTGGAGCCAGCCTGAGCGTGCAGCGTACAAGGGGTTGCACGGTTTGCACATTGCGAAGGCCGATTGGGAAGTGTAGGGGCGAGCGGTGCGGCGATCCGACTTGCCTGCGAAGAGCGATGACACGGTGTGTCAATTGCACCGTGGCGCCTGGTTCGCGGGCAAGCCTCGCTCCTACAGTCAATCCGTCACTGGATTTTCTAGGCAATTGCATGTCCTTGAACCCGCTCATATTTTTTAATCCGCACGAACGGTTGTAACTTCGTCTCAGATAGGTACAATGGCGCGGCTCGCCGTCAGGTGAGCGTCGTTATGGTGACCCCATCGGTCCCCCCGCAACGATCAGCCGTGAACCCGGTCAGGCCTGGAAGGGAGCAGCCGCAGCGGTGACATTGTGTGCCGGGGTGTGGCTGGTGGGGTCGCCACCTTAACGAGCCGCGAGACCCTCTCTCGCGTTATCTGTCCAAACCATTTTTCCTGTACTGCCATGGCATCTGTTCATCGCGGTTTTTTGTCGTCCACGATTTGGCGGCGACATGAATAAGGAGATCGACACGTCGGCCTCCTTTTTTCTTTTCTGGCTTTAAGGCTTGGACAAGGCCTGGTCAACCGCTGCAATCAGCTTTCCCAGGTCCTTTGGGGGGGCTTTATGTATGACATCGAACAGGTACGCCCGCTGTTCATCCTCATCGCCCGGGTCGGCGAAAAAGGCTTTCAGCTTCACCCCCAGCACATTGGCAAACAGGAACAGTGCATCCACGCTGGGGGTATAGGTGCCGGTTTCGAAGCGGCTGATGGTTTTGGGGTCAAAACCGGTTCTTTCGCCAAGTTCAGCCTGAGTAAGCCCCGCGACCTTGCGGTGCCGGCGGATGGCTGGACCCAAACTTGAAATGTGCATTGCTCAATTCCCATTTAGAATCAAGAACTTAACGATAGATTTTTGCATTAGACAACTGCATGATCCATCACCTTGCTTTGCAAGATGTGATGCATTTCGTAGAATTGCCGCCCAAAAGCGGCATTGAGTGAGCTTGTTTCAGATTATGGAACGATGTGAAAAAGCCACTATTGCGCGTTCACGCAAGGCGGCGAGAGCCACCTGAAGCCTTGCAGAATATTACCAGTATCGGTGTTGCTGCCTTCAACGGGTTCCACCGTAGCGAGCCTGACTCATGGATGAGAAGTACCGCAGGGCGGTGGATGCCGCCGCGATTTTTTCCGAGACCGACCTGGGCGGCCGGATTACCCACGTCAATGACCAGTTTTGCGCAGTGTCCGGCTACAGTCGTGAAGAACTGCTTGGGCAAAACCATCGCATGCTCAATTCCGGTATGCACGCCACTGACTTCTTCGTCGACATGTGGCGCACCATCGCCTTGGGTCATATCTGGAAGGGCGAGATCTGCAATCGTGCCAAGGATGGCAGCCTGTACTGGGTCGAAAGCACCATGGTGCCGGTGATCGATACTGCCACCGGGCGGGTTGAGCGGTATCTGTCGATTCGCTTCGACATCAGCGAGAAACGACAACTGCTGCATTCCCTGCAATGGCGGGTCGGTCATGACGTGCTCACCGGGCTGCCCAACCGTGCATTTCTTTCGGATCTGCTCGATCAGGCGCTGGAGTTCTCCCGGCAGGAGAGCATCGCGCTGGCGGTGTGCATGCTCGATCTCGACGGCTTCAAGGCGATCAATGATGGCTACGGGCATGCCACTGGCGATCTTTTGCTGGTGGAGGTGGCCAAGCGCCTGCGCAACATCGTGCGTGGCGAGGATGTGGTCGCGCGGTTGGCCGGCGACGAGTTCGTCCTGGTGTTGCGCTATGTACATGACTTGTCGCAGCTGCGGGCCGCTCTGAATCGGGTGCTGGGGGCGATATCGGCCCCGTACTCGCTGCAAGGCAAGGATATCAATGTGTTTGCCAGCATCGGCGTCACGCTTTTCCCTCACGATAACGAAGATGCGGGGACCCTGCTGCGTCATGCCGATCAGGCCATGTATGTGGCCAAGCAGAGTGGTCGCAAGCGCTTTCATTTATTCGACGTGACCCGCGACCGCGAGGTCAAGGCCACTCACGAGACGGTCGAACGGGTGCGGCAGGCGCTGGTAGCTGGCGAACTGCTCCTGCAGTTCCAGCCCAAGGTCGACATGCGTCGGGGCCAGGTCGTCGGCTTCGAGGCAGTGCTGCGCTGGGAGCACCCGCAAAACGGCTTAGTGTCCGCCCGGGAATTCCTGCCCCTGGTGGAAGCGACCGACCTGATCATCGATATCGGTGAATGGGTCATGGACCAGGTGTTGGCGCAACTGGACCAATGGCGCCAGGCCGGACATGACTGGCCGGTGAGCATCAATATCGCGGCGCGGCATTTTCAGCGGGCGGACTTCGTCTTGCGGCTAAAAAACCTGTTGGCGCGGCATGCGCGTGTGGCGCCGCAGCGGCTCGACCTGGAGATCGTCGAGTCGGTCGCGGTCGAGAACATCCAGCATGTCAGTACCTGCCTGCAGGCTTGCCAGGCGCTGGGGGTGCAGTTTTCCCTGGGGGATTTCGGCACCGGCTATTCATCCCTGAGTTACCTCAAGCGCCTGCGCACCCAGACCATCAAGATCGACAAATCCTTTGTGCGCGACATTCTTCATGATGGCGATGACCTGGCATTGACCACGGCGGTGATCGGCCTGGCCCGGGCATTTGGCCGCCAGGTGATCGCCGAGGGGCTGGAAAGTATCGAGCATGGCGAGTTGCTGTTGCACTTGGGCTGCGACGTGGCCCAGGGCGATTTCATTGCGCCGCCGATGGCCGCCGCCGACGTGCCGGGCTGGGTCAGGAGTTTTGTCGCCCCGGCGCAATGGCGGGTAGCGGATTCAGCCGTCCTCGGTCACGGCCTGGCTTCAGCCTTGCCGCCAACGTAAAGGCGAATGATGTCATCGATTTCCCCTGACATCTTCATGCGCAGCAGGGTGCGCAGAATGCGCTGCACCGGCACCTTGGGATCGTTGCGTACGTAACAGCCGACGCGTTGCTCCTGCAGGAACGCCACGCCTTGCAGTTGCTGCTGCGGCAACAATCGCTGGTTGAACCAGTCCAGGGTCCATTGGTTGCTGACCGCATAGCGGTTGCGTCCGGCATGCAGCTTCTCCAGCACCTGTTCCTGGTTACGGGCATCGTCGCGATACAGCCGGTTGGCGTCGAACAGCGGCTGCAGGGTCGGGTAGCTGTAGCCCAGAACCGTGCCGATCGATTGATGCGGCAAGTGTGCCGGGTTGACGGAGTCCTTCGCGTCAGGCCGGCTGACCAGCAGGTCGGGTTGAGTCCAGAGCGGAATGCTCCAGATATAGTCGCCGGACTGGTTCGGCGTCCAGGACTGTGCGGCGTAGCAGCGAATGTCGACCTCGCCCTGTTCCATGGCGTTCTGCACCCGGCCGCGGGGCAATACGTGAAACTGCGCCGGCACACCGACCTGGGTCGCGAGGCTGAGCATCACGTCATAAAGGATGCCCTGGGTCGGCCGGCCGCGTTCAAGCTGCACCATCGGCATGGCCCAACTGTCAGGTACCACGAAGCGCAACGGTGCGTCAGCGGCCACCCCGTCCAGGCTGATCAACAGCAGTGCCCCCAAGCCCAGCCGCATAAACGCTCCACTATCCTTGAAGCAAAAGGCCCGCAAAATGCAGCTTAGCCAGATTAGACGAGCGCACCGGATGCAATTTGTGCCTTGCTCCGCTAGCATTAGCCGCTTCTGCTTCCTTCGCTGCGACGGTTTTCGATGAGTTATCAGGTTCTTGCACGTAAATGGCGTCCGCGCTCGTTCCGCGAAATGGTCGGCCAGACCCATGTGCTCAAGGCTCTGATCAATGCCTTGGACAGCCAGCGGCTGCACCACGCGTACCTGTTTACCGGTACGCGCGGGGTTGGCAAGACCACCATCGCGCGGATCATAGCCAAATGCTTGAACTGTGAAACAGGTATCACTTCAACGCCCTGTGGCGAGTGTTCGGTGTGCCGCGAGATCGATGAAGGCCGCTTCGTCGACCTAATCGAGATCGACGCCGCCAGCCGCACCAAGGTCGAAGACACCCGCGAGCTGCTCGACAACGTGCAGTACGCCCCCAGCCGCGGGCGTTTCAAGGTCTACCTGATCGACGAAGTGCACATGCTCTCCAGCCATTCTTTCAATGCGCTGTTGAAAACCCTCGAAGAGCCGCCACCCTACGTCAAGTTCATCCTGGCCACCACTGATCCGCAGAAACTTCCTGCAACGATTCTTTCGCGTTGCCTGCAGTTCTCCCTGAAGAACATGACCCCGGAACGGGTCGTCGAGCATTTGACCCATGTGCTTGGCGTCGAGAACGTGCCGTTCGAAGACGATGCGCTGTGGTTGCTCGGTCGCGCCGCCGACGGTTCGATGCGCGATGCCATGAGCCTCACCGACCAGGCGATCGCCTTCGGTGAAGGTAAGGTCATGGCCGCTGACGTGCGGGCGATGCTCGGTACCCTCGATCACGGCCAGGTCTATGACGTCCTGCATGCGCTGATCGAAGGCGACGCCAAGGCCCTGCTCGAGGCGGTCCGCCACCTGGCCGAACAGGGCCCGGACTGGAACGGCGTGCTCTCGGAAA
Proteins encoded in this window:
- a CDS encoding polysaccharide biosynthesis protein, which translates into the protein MALWLAFIVRLGIDDMYNPLKAHFWLFACAPVVAIPLFIRFGMYRAVMRYFGNDALIAIIKAVSLSSLILAVVVYWYSNHEAVVPRSIIFNYWWLSLVIIGGLRLCMRQYFMGDWFAGAQHVPFTNRNDGLTKVAIYGAGVAGNQLVAALRMGRVMRPVAFIDDDPSIADRSIAGLQVYKPKHIQQMIDETGAQEILLALPSSTRARRREILTILERYPLHIRSVPSFTDLASGRVKVEDIQEVDIADLLGRDSVPAQPDLLERCIKGKTVMVTGAGGSIGAELSRQIFSLGPTTLLLFDHSEFNLYSILSELERRACRESVPVRLLPILGSIRHQDKLLDVMKTWGVDTVYHAAAYKHVPMVEHNIAEGVLNNVIGTLNTAQAALQSGVSNFVLISTDKAVRPTNVMGSTKRLAELTLQALSREIAPVLFGDKTNVSRVNKTRFTMVRFGNVLGSSGSVIPLFHSQIKSGGPLTVTHPKITRYFMTIPEAAQLVIQAGSMGQGGDVFVLDMGEPVKIVELAEKMIHLSGLSIRSEKNLQGDIAIEFTGLRPGEKLYEELLIGDNVGATQHPMIMSANEDHLPWEVLKSKLTELLNAVERDDYARVRQLLRETVSGYTPDDEIVDWIYQQRRLEP
- a CDS encoding ComEA family DNA-binding protein, with the translated sequence MRTGYFYSLVFALLTSATITANAAPAVKPEASKAPVAMEASASTQSGKVDLNKADAPTLQRELSGVGEAKALAIVAYRESNGPFVSVDELLEVKGIGKALLDKNREKLQVN
- a CDS encoding SDR family NAD(P)-dependent oxidoreductase, whose amino-acid sequence is MTSIQSQGTALVTGASSGIGAVYAQRLAARGFDLLLVARDQGRLEAAASALRDAHGVQVEVLKADLTQKDDVLKLEQRMRSDSSISLLLNNAGVAADGLLANADLDQMERMIQLNITAVTRLASAAAASFAKAGRGTIINIASVVALFPERFNATYSASKAYVLSLTQSLNAELDGTGVKVQAVLPGVTRTEIWERSGIDASQIPEEMVMEAGEMVDAALAGLDQGELVTIPSLPDAGDWDAFVAARLVMAPNLSKSNAAARYK
- the fabF gene encoding beta-ketoacyl-ACP synthase II, yielding MSDRRVVVTGMGLVSPLGSGVEAVWARLLAGRSGLRNLPDEVVADLPAKVGGAVPTLAEDPQAGFDPDRATSPKEQKKMDRFILFAMEAARQAIEQAGWQAQTADAQERTATIIGSGVGGFGAIADAVRTTDSRGPRRLSPFTIPSFLVNLAAGHVSIQHRFKGPLGAPVTACAAGVQAIGDAVRLIRSGEADVAVCGGAEAAIDRVSLAGFAAARALSSAFNDTPERASRPFDRDRDGFVMGEGAGLLVVESLEHALARGAQPLAEVVGYGTSADAYHLTAGPEDGSGARRAMSLALAQAGISPQQVQHLNAHATSTPVGDLGELAAIKALFGSQNGIAVTSTKSATGHLLGAAGGLEAIFTLLAIRDQIVPATLNLDNPDPASDGVDIVRGQARPMAIEYALSNGFGFGGVNASVLFKRWVD
- a CDS encoding TetR/AcrR family transcriptional regulator gives rise to the protein MRYSQDHKAQTHQRIIKEASVRFRRDGIGATGLQPLMKALGLTHGGFYSHFKSKDELVEKALQAAGDQVDVTCAELFAQERPLEAFINAYLSEWHQTSPHEGCPLPTMSSELGMRGQPSPTSDVVLHARLRQIQGTLEGENIEHRSIVIMSTLIGALLLSRSVENPELAAEILEVARNHLIRD
- a CDS encoding GntR family transcriptional regulator, which produces MNSGLSLADHITLELRGDIIGGRLLPGMALVESDLVVAYNASRNTIREALHRLGQEGLTRYVRNKGVMVRRLGVEDVRDLFRVRRTLELQAISASRPLREYESDRMLEALEAAELAREREDWRAVGTHGLAFHQHIVGLLRSPLFDEFFTNVVAQLRLVFCSAPDESRFQAPWLARDRQIHELLVEGDKRGAEDTMSLYLDDSEHMLLQMFAPASHH
- a CDS encoding urea carboxylase-associated family protein; this encodes MYKDYPAAYQVSKGSALQVDKAFYERVRDTKDGRTLIESFEVPIRTGRAWKVPARHVFRVTTPVGPQVGDFNVWNANDPRERLWAARTRQLQGAHVSTHDRLWSNLPFLRPLVTITDDSLAAYGIDEHGGRLHDLLGTRCDPYVNKMLTGEDFHHHCHSNLTRAVLPHGLSEFDVHDVLNIFQCTGLNHDDMYFMKACPAQKGDYLEFFAEIDLLCALSTCPGGDLSLAMWGPDAQDPLSVCRPLGVEVYRLDESLLEGWSQPERAAYKGLHGLHIAKADWEV
- a CDS encoding helix-turn-helix domain-containing protein, coding for MHISSLGPAIRRHRKVAGLTQAELGERTGFDPKTISRFETGTYTPSVDALFLFANVLGVKLKAFFADPGDEDEQRAYLFDVIHKAPPKDLGKLIAAVDQALSKP
- a CDS encoding putative bifunctional diguanylate cyclase/phosphodiesterase, whose amino-acid sequence is MDEKYRRAVDAAAIFSETDLGGRITHVNDQFCAVSGYSREELLGQNHRMLNSGMHATDFFVDMWRTIALGHIWKGEICNRAKDGSLYWVESTMVPVIDTATGRVERYLSIRFDISEKRQLLHSLQWRVGHDVLTGLPNRAFLSDLLDQALEFSRQESIALAVCMLDLDGFKAINDGYGHATGDLLLVEVAKRLRNIVRGEDVVARLAGDEFVLVLRYVHDLSQLRAALNRVLGAISAPYSLQGKDINVFASIGVTLFPHDNEDAGTLLRHADQAMYVAKQSGRKRFHLFDVTRDREVKATHETVERVRQALVAGELLLQFQPKVDMRRGQVVGFEAVLRWEHPQNGLVSAREFLPLVEATDLIIDIGEWVMDQVLAQLDQWRQAGHDWPVSINIAARHFQRADFVLRLKNLLARHARVAPQRLDLEIVESVAVENIQHVSTCLQACQALGVQFSLGDFGTGYSSLSYLKRLRTQTIKIDKSFVRDILHDGDDLALTTAVIGLARAFGRQVIAEGLESIEHGELLLHLGCDVAQGDFIAPPMAAADVPGWVRSFVAPAQWRVADSAVLGHGLASALPPT
- a CDS encoding substrate-binding periplasmic protein produces the protein MRLGLGALLLISLDGVAADAPLRFVVPDSWAMPMVQLERGRPTQGILYDVMLSLATQVGVPAQFHVLPRGRVQNAMEQGEVDIRCYAAQSWTPNQSGDYIWSIPLWTQPDLLVSRPDAKDSVNPAHLPHQSIGTVLGYSYPTLQPLFDANRLYRDDARNQEQVLEKLHAGRNRYAVSNQWTLDWFNQRLLPQQQLQGVAFLQEQRVGCYVRNDPKVPVQRILRTLLRMKMSGEIDDIIRLYVGGKAEARP